The Podarcis muralis chromosome 8, rPodMur119.hap1.1, whole genome shotgun sequence genomic sequence tccagcaccttctggtggtttcctcactgcatgaaatgaggttacagggaaccaggcagagggccttctcggtagtggcaccctccctgtggaacgccctcccatcatcagatgtcaaggaaataaacaactatctgacttttagacatctgaaggcagccctgtttagggaagtttttaatgtttaatgttctgttgtgcttttaattctgttgggagccacccagagtggctgggaaaacccagccagatgggcagggtataaataagaaattgttgttgttgttactattattattattattatttattgctagATCTTGATCTCAAAGGAGTTGACAAGGACAGGCCATAGtttggtggtaataataataataattttgttatttataccccgccctccccagccaaggccgggctcagggcggctaacaagcaataataaaaacaagttgaatgattacaacttaaaaacaaaattaaaatacagcattaaaatattgaaacatcagaatattaaaatgtagcctcatcgcaggaggagaaaggaaaagaaaaaagaaagagagggagggaatcaaattggctccaagccaaaggccaggcggaacaactctgtcttacaggccctgcggaaagaaatcagatcctgcagggccctggtctcgtgaGGTAGAGCCAGAGTtcaaaaggccctggctctggttgaagccaatctaacttccttaggaccCAGGACCACTAgcgtgttgctatttatggaccttgaggctctctgtggggcggtcccgtaagtacaagggtcctaggccgtgaagggctttaaaggtaaaaagCATCAACCCCGTTTGAAACTCAGGAGACCCACTGCCAGTttgtgttgttggcatccgtccatcttgggagacaaaggaggagtgtgcctttgggggtgaagtcaaaccgttggacagttacagcacctgctgtggccgtAGAGTTCTGCCAGTTTGTGTAGaccagtatttcccaaacttgggtctccagttgtttttgaactacagttcccatcatctctgccagctagggaagatgggtgttgtagtccaaaaacagctggagacccaagtttgggaaacaatggTGTAGACCATACTAAatgagccagtggtctgacttggcataaggcagcttcctatgtttgtcTAAGTTCAATAAAAGCCATTGCAGGGCCTCTGATCAACATCTCCCCTGTCCCCAACACACACTTACCTTGGCCTCCATTGTGTGGAGTCTAAAGCACCTGCCAGTGGAATGACACCAGTGTGGTTTCCTGTATCTGCACAAAACCCAGGTGGTGTCTGTCCAAGTGTGGGCACTCACAACTCCCACTTGCCAGAGGGCAAGGTAAATATGTGTAGTCATCATTGATCAGAGTTCCTGCAGGGATATCTCTCCCCCATGTTATGTTGATCTCCAGTGGAAGGAGATGGAAGTTGAGGAGCAAAACCATAATCCTTAGAAAGCTTCATTTTGTATCTCCTGCAAACGTTAGGAACTTGGCCAACTTCATTCCCAGGGCAGGAGCTGGTAGCTCCCACACCCTCATCAACACAGGATTCATTACCAATTGCAGTAAGGCTAATCTAGTATCTTTTCTACATAAATATTCCTCAGAAAACTAATGATACACTTGACATTAAAATACAATGTGCTTCCCTTCAAAAGCAAGTCTTTTTTGCATGCGTTTATAATCCGTAATCCTGATTCCCTTTATGTTTTTTGGAATTACTTTCAAACAATTCCACGGTTGGCAACAAATGGATCTTATTTGCGAGTGAGAGCAACCCCCAACAGATACTTTGGCAGAAATACTTTCGTATGTTACTTGACCAAACTATATGCTATAAGGGGCCGCAATGAGAGAGCAGCTGTTGCTAAGGAAGGCAGCTGACATAAACCTAGAAGACAGACGTCGTGACCATTTGTGCTAGTTAAATAGCTGTTTAAATGCCTTTTTATAAGGATACATTGTTATTAACATCTGCTCACACTTAATCTAAAGAATGGTTTGGAACAGCAAGCACCTGCTGGATTAAGAGAAGGGTGGACTTTTGAGAAACTGTAACACATCTTTCTTGTACAAGGTCCTAAACTGAAGTCTGTGAATTCGCAGTCCTGCAGCTCCCTCATGCAGGCAGTGCTCAGATAGACGAGATTTTGTGAGGAAACGGATGGGCTGGGACAGTTACTAAGCCCCAGCATGAGCCACTGTGGCCAAAGAGGTTACTTGGGCATAACTGCTCCTTCAGAGACAGTGCTCCTTCCAGAACCAGGAGGTAGAGAGGGAGGGCTGAGGCAGTGATAAGGTCAGCATAAAGCAAACACACTAGTTTGTCTCTATTGGTGTATTTGCACTGCGCCAGCCTCCCTGCTTCCTTgctcctcctggtaagcagcagcgatGCAACTGGCTGAAGGTGACTGAGCACTGCCACCTCACTCAGCCATCTGCTGCTGCCATTACCCCATTGCTGGGAGGACAAAAAGTAGATGGGCTGGTTTTCAAAGCAGAGAAGAAAGAGCAAACCTGGATATGAAAGAGTTTTTAAGTCCCTCATTGCCTCACCTTCCAGGTCTTCTGTTTTAGACTAGCCTCCACAAATGGGCCCAGACTGCACATGTGGGGTGGTGGTTTGAAAGCACCCACGTCAAAGCTCCCTATATAGAGGAAGCCCACAATTTGCACAGGCTTTACTTATGTAAGCGCAACCGTATACAGGCAGGATAAATAAGTAAATGGAGAGCCAGGGAAACCCACCATTCcctgctctccatttatttatttcctgagcACCCAGCAGATTTTCCTTGCTTGACAGACTTTGGGAAGGCGGCACAAGGACTCTGGAACACTGCCAGAGGCCcctcactgccttcccaaagcggGGTGATCAAGGCACTAGGCTTCGGGAAGGAGGTACGCGTACCCCTGGAACTGAATCCTTGCATAAGTGGCAGGCCTACTGTATAGCAATTTAACATACTGGGAAGATGTGATAGCTCAGGAGTCATTTTGAGCATGAATTTTGATGCTGTATGGACCAGATTTGCATAGGATTTTGTCAATCTCTGTGAGTGTGGCTCCTCAACAGGACCCATGCTAATGGAGGTAACTTACAACTATTTCACTGGCAGGCAAAAGCCAACACACAGTAAAAGGAACAACAGTCATACCTTGAACCCCcaatgccttggtacttggacgttttggctcccgaacgccgcaaacccgaaagtgagtgttccggtttgtgaacgttctttggaacccaaatgtcaaaCGGGGCTTCcacgacttccgattggctgcaggagcttcctgcagccaatcggaagccgtgctttggttttcgaacattttggaagtcgaacagattctgtttgacttccaaggtataacTGTACAAGAAAAATACAAGAGAAAAAGCACACAAAATTAACAGGAGGTGCTCTGAGTTACATTGCTGATTAACAGCCTGGTGGTGTTGGTTTAAACTCCACAGACTTCAGTGATACATACTTTTAAATAAGAATTCGTAGGGTTGTACCTAACTTTTTGTATTCTAATATTACATTACATCTTGTCAGTCCTTGGGATGGTATAATAAGTGACCACTATTATcaggttgatttttttttaccacTAATCTTTCTTTCCATAATATTTGGTGTAAGTTCACATATCCTTCATGGTTTAGCTGAAAGTGCATGTCCTGGAACAAGCTTTCGAAGATTAATAGAAAATTCCACATCAGAGTTGTTAATTGTAAAGACGACTAATCAGTTTAGGAATATGAATAATACAATTTGGTTCCCTGGAATAatcttttttattcatttatgtatTGTATATTATTTTATGTAATACAGGTTGTAGCTTatctttatgtttattttttcctGAAACTATTTTGTGATGGCCAATGGTTTTTCCTGAAACTATTTTGTGATGGCCAACTATTTTGTGAAGGCCAAAGGAGACAGAATTCCAAAATTTCATAAATCtaaacagttgtttttttttacaggcaTCCAAACCTATTATTTGTTTTCTAACTGTGACCACCTTGAACCTTTAATATAATCACTGGAttctaggttgttgttgttttttaatcatgcAGTCCACAATGAAATTATGGGATCAGTGCATATTCCATCATACCAAAAGTATAGTGCAGAAGCGTTTCTTGTGATTTGTGGCACCATTTGTTTATATAGTTCCAGAcgccttttttaaaattttcctcTTAGGGTCCAATCGCATCAGCAGCATCTGGGCTGTCTACTCTAGCAAGCAACCAGggtcctcctccacctccacctcctcctccgccgccaccACCAGGACCTCCTCCTGTCTTTGATACAGAAAATGCAAAAGATGATGCAACTGCAACCCGCTCAGCCTTATTTGCCCAGCTGAACCAGGGAGAAACAATTACCAAAGGTGCCAAGAAAATAATACATTTGAAATTAGATAGTCATTATCTTTTTGTTCCTTCAAGAAACAAAACACCAAGCAAGCTTTCATTAACTGCCATGCGTCTTTATCTAGGGCATAGAGCCACTGGTCAaggaagcgcaaaatgacatcctGATTGCTTTCAGGACCCTGTGTACACAAAAGTACATCATTTAGAAACCTGATGCCTCTCTTGTAACATTAATTTGCTGTCAGTTGATTCCGGAGTCTCTTTTGATGTTGCACGCCTTTGCATTTTGAGAAAGATTAAGTGTTGTGCTCTTAATCAGCTCTCAGTTGGTGGAGCACGAGGCTCTCCATTTCCGGGTTGTGGgtccgagccccacattgggcaaaggtttcctgcattgagggggctgggctatatgacttgtggtcccttccaactctgcgactCCATGAATAGAATCAGGCATAATGCTTTTCTGCAGGCAAAGTTGCGTTAAAATACAAGTGCCTGCTGATTTATCAAACACAACACAATAGCAAAAGTTGGGCCACCATATCAACCAATCTGATGAAGGCGATGCTTTTAGGTGTACGAAGCTGCTATTTTTGTACAGCTGCTTGTGGTTTTCTTAGGGCTTCGCCATGTCTCTGACGACCTGAAGACTCATAAGAATCCCAGTCTTCGGGCTCAGGGGACACCGATTCGATCTCCTACAAAAAGCCATGCACCAAATCTGActactcccaagcctccccagcAGAGCCACTGTCCTGTgttggaactggaaggaaagAAATGGAGAGTGGTAAGTTCAGCTCACCTATAAATGACCTTTACTAGAGTAAACTGACCTGGTTTACTGAACTTTCTCTGGAGTAAACAGTGTGCAAAaggtgtacagtcgtaccttcgacttccaaaacgttcagaaaccaaagtgtggcttctgattggctacacgaagctcctgcagccaatcagaagctgtggaagccccgtcggctgttcgggttccaaagaaggttcgcaaaccgaaacactcccgggtttgcggcgttggggagccaaaacatccgagtacgAAGGCGTTCGggattcaaggtacgactgtagtaacATACTGTATGAAACAGCACATTCAAGCATCTCAATGTTTCCCTTTAAGTAAATGCCATAAGATGTTGGTGTAACTGTGCTCTGCATGAAATAGCATACTGCCATATTTCCACAAATGTAAGTAAATTGCAAGGAGGTGGAGCCCCACTTAAGAACATGACCTGGAATGATTGGTGCATGACGGTGAAAATAATTATGCAGTCTTTGGGAAGAATCCTCAGAATTGCTTATTTGCAAATATTGTTAGAAAGTTGGGTATGATATTAACAAATTTGCAGAACAAATATTGCTTCCAATCTAAAAGTCAAACAAAGGCTGCACTTTCAGTGCCGTTCCCTTGATGATGGGCATGTTTGACGTCTTATCACTGCAGGTAGTTTTTTCTTCTAAAATGTGCTTATTTAAATTTcacccaaaatgtttggaaacttcACCCAAAATTGGATTAATTTCATTTGTTAAAATCTCAAATAATTAAACTTTGAAATCATTTTAGATAACTTCGTCTAGCCCAAAGAAATACACAAATTACTGATACCATGTATTCCTGTGTTGATTCTCAAAACACTCCTGTGGGACTTGCAGCTTGGTGGAAAAGCAGGTGATACACCAAAAGAATGTAGCTGCAGGTTAGATTCTCACCCACTTTTTGTGAGATAATAGTGATTGGGAGAAAAGTGCAAATGCTACTATCTGTTAAAGCTAATCTGTGGTttgttccttcttttctttctttttaatgcaggAATACCAAGAAGACAAGAATGACCTTTTAATTTCTGACACTGAACTCAAGCAAGTAGCTTACATTTTCAAGTGCAACAAATCTACATTACAGATGAAAGGAAAAATTAATTCCATTACAGTTGGTACGTGTGCTTATTTCTAGAGTGAAgactaaggctgtaatcctatgcacataTACCTGGAATAAGCCCTGTTGAATATAGTGAGACTTacttggagcggggggggggggatatgcataggattgtaatgAATGTCCTGCAAAGCTTTTATAGGTGATAGCACTTTAGGACACAATTGTTACTCCTTTTGAAATCTGTGGGGATAAGAATGTGAATAAAATTAGCTAGATTCAACTCTGAGTTTATTCCAATGTTAGTAATACtcatccattaaaattaatggacatgattaaCATAAGTCTGTTAATTTAAGTGGATCTACTCTGTGTAAATCTTAATTAGCTACAACCCACAAACATTTGCAAGTTGTAGCAGTTAAATGCTTTCTCATATGTTCAACAACAGATAGCACTGAATTCATTTTGTGACCTTTTTatccccccctcctcttctttccAGACAATTGCAAAAAGtttggccttgtgtttgacaACGTTGTGGGTATTGTTGAAGTGATCAATTCCAAGGATATTCAGATACAGGTAAACATCCATTCATAACACTAATACAGGGAACAAGAAAGATAGATTCTCCTACTCCACCTGCTGAGGTTCCACTGATCATCAGCTTCCACCAACAGCTCctctttgtatttttaaaaaacatgcatgTTAGATGCAAAGATGCATTTAGCACCGTGTCTAGTTGGGCCTTTAAGTTATATCTCACTGTTGCTTTCATGCTCTACTTGTGAGCTTCAGCAACATTTACACTATATTTATAACATGGTGTGACTATTAATTCTTTCCATTTTATATATGCACCTAGAAATGTGCTCTTTGTGACCTCAGGCAACCTTTGCTCTTTTAtatagagaaggaaggagggaggggacaaATATCACCAGGCATTGCTCTTGACAAGCAGTGACTCAGCCCATCAATCTGTGGTGTTCTTTACATCTGTTAAACTTTCAGTAAGAGCTGGCTAATAGCCATCTGCTTAGTTCCCTGCACCTGCCTTCAAAGAAACATGCTTATTCTATGGAATATCCTGCTTAGGGAGGTCCTCtgatccactttctcctctcctttaGGGGGCATGCAAAGGTCATTCTGTGCACAGGTGAGATGGAGAGGAGATAGGTTGTTGATGGATGACAATATTTTACAATCTAGGTATCTGAAGAACTGCCTGCAAACCTCCTTGATTGTTTAGGTTTTCCTCGGATGGATCTTGCTCCTCTTAGCTGATTGCCTGGCACCTATTCTGATGATATTTTCAatgccaggaaaaaaaaaatttgccAGAGAGCTGCATGTCACCTGATTCTGCTTCAATGGAAGGCCTGTTGAAATTAAAGTGGGTAACGTGAGAGCAATGCTTGGCGAATTTTTTATGCAACCATTCACAGTTGTTTATAACACGATGGCAACGGACTATGGGGGCTGACTTGTGTATTGAATTACCATTGAAATTTTGCTGGTTTTAATTAAGCTCTGCCTGGCCTggtgttaaaaaaaaccacacttcTCTGTTGGTGTAAACATCTTTTTCTTTACTGTTTTGATTTGTTATAAAGTCCTTTGATTGTTCTGCAGGTAATAGGGAAAGTGCCAACCATTTCAATTAACAAGACTGAAGGCTGTCATATATACCTCAGTGAGGAATCATTAGATTGTGAGATTGTGAGTGCTAAGTCATCTGAAATGAACATCCTTATCCCAAAGGATGGTGATTATGTAAgtgtaattttttaaaactttctgATACAAATTTCTTAAATACACACCGAATTGTATACTGACAGCAAGTTGCTTTGAGGAAAACAGTTTTTTGGATTAAAGTAAATCGTTTCTGGAATATATACAGTATAATTAATATATActcattctctttctctttttgttctggtgtggtgttctgtgtatagtgttaaggtttagacttattataagttattgttaaGTTTAAGTTGAGTCTGCTGCAACTGAATTTCTTTTGGACAGcaccaatcctgaatgtattggatttgtgaacattatgctcatttgccttcagtagcagtaaagctctgctggatgaaatattaattgcccctggtctattttttgggaatcctgcaacatgtttaagttttaactctgctaactatatattggagtctgctctggatcaatattgggtagaatttcaatgacagcATTTTCTTACTTTTTGGCATTTATGCTATCCTAACCTTATGTTCTAACCCTACACATAAAAGATTGGGATGGTTGTCATCAAATTACAAGAGGAGAAATCACAAATCTGCTAGTGAgcaacaaaaaatgaaaaaatgccacACTTGTTTTCTCCCCTGAATGTAATCAAGAAGGTCCTTTATAGCATGACTGACTTCTAAAAGCCTCCTCAGTCATGTGCCACTAACAGTGAGGGCATCAGTTTTCATAACAGCCACTTGTTTGACCAACTGACGTTGTCAATCTTGTGTCCATATAGAAAGAATTTCCTGTTCCTGAACAGTTCAAGACATCGTGGGATGGATCCAAGTTGGTCACTGATCCTACAGAGATTGTGGGTTAACTTCCTAGGGCCGGACAGAAACCAATGACCACAATCTCCAAAGAAATTCATCTTAGAACAGCAGCATGAAGAAGTAGCACTGGTTTGTAATGAGTGATAAGCCTTCCAGCAGCTACTTTGTGTTCTGGAAAGCATACGCTGTATTACATAGTATTTTTCCTCCACAGAGACTATCTCTGTGGAGGAAAAAAGTATAGTGATGTACACAACTATGTTTGAGGGAGGCATGAGCGTTCATTTTGCCATGACACACTTTGAAACCACTGCACAGCCCCTGTTCACTTTTTGTAGGCATCCTGATATTCTCAACATGTCCACAATTTGACTTTGTTTGCAAATAGGTCATACACAATGTCATGTgaatgtataaatattttttaaattaactaTTCAGGTTACTGGCTATTTCACTGCATACAGGAAGCCAAATGTCTGCATGATACACTTTTGTCATGTTTCAGTGCAttccttttttaatgttttgactgGTTAAAAAAAACCGTAGGAGGTTAAGATGTTCATTTTAGATTTCAGTTCATTCATGTATCACCTAATAAACCTGGAGCCCAAAAAGTCTGTAGTTCTTATATGTCTTTGTGCTTCTGAAAGTTGAAAAGGTAGAACTCTCAGCAATACAGCTGCTAATGGAAAAGAAAAgctagattttttcaatttcttatttCCCTTAACCATCTATTTTTAACAAGGAGAGTTTGCTGTTATCTTTGTTTCTGTTCAATTTTGTTGACGTTAGCTCAGAGATAATTTatagaaaaagttattttaaacttaAGTAAATCTGCATTCTACtgagtgtccccaccccccacttctccCCTGTCCATTATAACATTTCCTTGTTTGTGGGCTTTACTGTTTACTTGGGTCAAACAGTATTTAACAACCTAATCTCGAAAAAAAATTGATAACATAAAGGGTCTTAGCTGAATGTTAAGCATCGTTTCTCCGGGATCTCGCAAATGCTAATTATTCCTATGTCTGGAAGGAACGAGAAGACAATAAAAAGCAGTGTCTTCTGGGGTAAGGCCAAAGCTTACTACTTGCCACCCTACCAAACATTAATGAAGACATGGTAAAAAGTTATATAATGGTATCAGACTTAAGTCACAATCTGagacagacccactgaaatcaatatacTTGCTATTACATTGTAACGTTAGtgcactgatttcaataggtGCACTCTGAGTTAGATACTGCCCTGTTTTCCATTCAAGGAATAGGGTTTTGCTTCAGAAATGCTAAGAGCTATTCCACACTTGGATGTTATATGTCTCTTGCTGTTTTGTATGTAGTACCCCCCTCTGCCTGCATACATCCACTCTATCATTGTGAAGGCTGTGTTGCTGAATAGCACCAATTTTATTATACATCCTGGCCGCCATCTGTGAGAGTGCCAGCTTTTGCAATAAAATACACTTCCAGACCACTGTCTGGAGATTAGAGTGGCTCCTAATAATACAGAAGTTGGTTATCCTAGTTATATATCTTATTTTGTGTATTGGGCAAGGGTGTATTTCTGTTTCTATTTCCATTTGTAAGGTATGCATGCATTTATTCAAAAATGTACGTTAAGAAAAGCCATAGACTATTTCTGAATAAATTTTGAACTCAGACTAAAAGGATTGTATTTTGGGAGATGGGCTTGACTTACACGGTCCATATTTTAAATTTGTAACACTAATGTGATGTGCAGTACATGTTGTATGATTTCAAtacattttgattttgattaCTTATACTACTTTGTAACAGTGAAATAATGGTAATATGCTTGCAAAGCTAGATCAGGATATAAATCGTGCCTACTGCACCTTACAAGATATGTAACTCcttcatttttaaattatatttgacTGTAGTACTGTATAGATACTACAACAAATAGTGCTCACAGAATAAGATTTTGCTATCTGATGTTTGATCTGTATGTATAATGTTGTTGTGGGTTTAGTACATGTCATTTTTCAATAGTAAACCTGACATGGCTAAAAATAAAATGGTAACTTGTTTAAATATAATGCATTGTagaggtttttttattaaaaaattgccTTTCATGTTCAAAAATTATGGGAGATTTGTGTATATAATAAGATGCATTTAACTCACAAGCATTTACATCTGGAACTgaaaaagaaatcagtcttcTTAACAACAGATGAGCTGCACTGGGGTGAGTGTCCCAATGTTGcaaagccacaactgaaaagatcCTAAGCAGAGTATGAGCCGAGAGTCAGCAAACGGAGAGGCTGGGAGGAAGACATTACACAAAGAATCTGCCCTTGCCCATCTGATTATTTAgtgatttatttacttatatgTTGCCAATGTGTGTGGCACAAAGCACCATACTACAAACCCCACTCCCCCACCAAAGGAGCTTGCCAATAGGAATTTTGGCAGATCAGGATGTACAagagggtaaggaagggaaaagaaagtTAAAAGATATATGTATCCAATGCATCTTCAAATTTTCTCAAATTACATAATGAATGATGAGCACGTGATTTAAGCGGATTTAAGAATTGAGAACCTTGAGGACACACGCACTATCCAGGgaaacagtacctatttatctacttgcactggtgtgctttcgaactgctaggttggcaagagctgccacagaccaacgggagctcaactgttgtggggattcaaaccgctgaccttccgattggcaagcccaagagcaggggtcagcaacctaaggcccatgggctggaagcagcccatgGAGGTCGTTtactggcccacgagccgcccctgaaTCGAGTTGCCCGCTCGCACACTGAGCTAAACTGGCGCAGCGTGGTGCAGGGACTCACTTCCATAGCGCTGAACATCACATCTGCACACGCGCAGATGCAGAatgatccggcccaggcaagataaaccttgccgacccctgcccaagaggctcagtggctttcaCCACCTTCAGCAAATACTCAATAAGAAAAGGCTTTAAAGAACATATGCTTGGGGAAATTATGTGTTTAAATGTGAATCAACTTGTGTTCTCACTTTGCAATTAAAAGCAGAATCTACAAATATGACtgtgaaaataaagcaaaaaagcaaatacAGTATACCTGACTTTTACTTTTTTGAGATACTTTGTTGAGATACTGACTCTGCATAGCCACTAGGTGGCAGAATAAGCACTAGAATGTAAACGATTTCCAAACACTCCTCAGAAAAAATGGGAAGAGCTACAGTTTTGAAAATATGTTTGTtaaattaaaaaagaacaaaTGATACTGTTAATTTTATCTTGAAGAGGGCTGtgacatttatattttaaaaacgtGACACTATTTTAGAATTCTAAGGGCAATCATTCAAATACAGGGAGAGCTAGGGAAAACAATCACTCAGGTCTCATGTCTAATTATTCGAATATATGTGAATACTCACAATCAAGTTAGAGTTAAGCACCAAGGAGTACATatgaataagaaataaaaaagttGCTGATCCTATAAGAGGATGGCAGGTTGCTGCTGTTCATCTCTAGTATGAGGGTTACACTGGTGTGCAATTGAATTAAAATAATGTATCTGTCTTAATGTTATGCtgcagtcacctttgactggacttaaccgtccaggggtcctttaccttacttttaccTGCTGCAGTGGCAATATACTGTTCGAGCAAACTTTCTTCTTCAGTGTTTGTATATTAATTAATTCCACTGAAAATTCACCCAGAGGTATTCCCAATTGCACATAGGACTGCAGCTAAGTTCTAAGACTGCaaatatgcacatttacttgggagtaag encodes the following:
- the CAP2 gene encoding adenylyl cyclase-associated protein 2; amino-acid sequence: MAEMALIERLENAVVRLESLLSDSHRLAGMECGTVNGVNGDVAPYVEAFDRIIKGSVAEFLRNSKILDGDVKTHAEMIRAAFQAQRAYLLLTSQYQEPQESEVTMLLKPISEKIQEIQTFRERNRGSKMFNHLSAVSESIPALGWITVSPKPGPYVKEMNDAATFYTNRVLKDYKHSDLRHVDWVKSFLNIWAELQAYIKEYHTTGLTWSKTGPIASAASGLSTLASNQGPPPPPPPPPPPPPGPPPVFDTENAKDDATATRSALFAQLNQGETITKGLRHVSDDLKTHKNPSLRAQGTPIRSPTKSHAPNLTTPKPPQQSHCPVLELEGKKWRVEYQEDKNDLLISDTELKQVAYIFKCNKSTLQMKGKINSITVDNCKKFGLVFDNVVGIVEVINSKDIQIQVIGKVPTISINKTEGCHIYLSEESLDCEIVSAKSSEMNILIPKDGDYKEFPVPEQFKTSWDGSKLVTDPTEIVG